One Drechmeria coniospora strain ARSEF 6962 chromosome 01, whole genome shotgun sequence genomic region harbors:
- a CDS encoding defects in morphology protein 1, with the protein MPDMTAQDSDSDYGYDFSPEDELDLIRIVSEATASLPVSSSFERSSASVQTRVAALPAQPRRGDRSNGHVTSTHSDLDGAKSTSGRTVSAEPSARSPSVPPKSVDVGADVCYPDLSRALSSVEAEASAPETGDHDVDDRQSPLQRFRSFPSKLLSVSDLTSGAWCELQYWYTLTRLPGGRRTVTAAMRGGTRMHQKLEDEVHTSVAIDVLSKEDAFALRLWNLIQGLRTLRETGLTREFEIWGIVDDNWVNGIIDGLSYDHPNPELKEELSRQESSTQMKQSVLADYFPPQKPSSSRPPGPKVYLTDVKTRGSLAPVSNTMLRPAKIQLLLYHRFLSNLAADKVDFFKLFRRCGLAPDAQFSDGFLAQIGDLHHEVFYDAPYSSAEADGILLAEPGEAADSLGPEFLAPDDLVKYKTLRELLPLVRREINITFPQGAASLGHMLRVQYIHRDDGRQLDVHDFPVSNQALDVYLANYMAWWRGDRKATGVDIEEAFKCRSCEFAPDCSWRRSMDDERVASARRRMSSRRKNGG; encoded by the exons ATGCCGGACATGACCGCTCAAGATAGCGACAGCGATTACGGCTACGACTTCAGTCCCGAGGACGAACTCGACTTGATCCGGATCGTTTCGGAAGCGACTGCAAGCTTGCCCGTTTCAAGCTCATTCGAGCgttcgtcggcgagcgtgcAAACTAGGGTTGCAGCCCTTCCGGCGCAGCCTCGCAGGGGCGATCGTAGCAACGGCCATGTCACTTCGACGCATTCGGACCTTGATGGGGCCAAGTCGACGAGCGGGAGAACTGTTTCTGCAGAGCCGAGTGCCCGGAGCCCTTCTGTGCCACCAAAAtctgtcgacgtcggcgccgacgtctgCTACCCCGATT TGAGTCGGGCGTTGTCTAGTGTTGAAGCGGAGGCTTCTGCTCCCGAAACGGGCGAccatgacgtcgacgatcgTCAATCTCCCTTGCAGAGATTTCGATCTTTCCCCAGCAAACTGCTATCCGTCAGCGACTTGACATCTGGAGCCTGGTGCGAGCTGCAGTACTGGTACACGCTCACAAGGCTACCGGGCGGACGTCGGACGGTGACGGCTGCCATGCGCGGAGGCACCAGGATGCACCAGAAgctggaggacgaggtcCATACGTCGGTCGCAATCGATGTCCTGAGCAAGGAGGACGCCTTCGCCTTGAGGCTGTGGAACCTCATACAGGGCCTCAGGACCTTGCGGGAGACGGGACTGACGCGCGAATTTGAGATCTGGGGCATCGTCGATGACAACTGGGTCAacggcatcatcgacggACTAAGCTACGACCACCCCAACCCCGAGTTGAAGGAGGAGCTGTCCCGCCAGGAATCTAGCACCCAAATGAAGCAATCCGTCCTGGCAGACTACTTTCCCCCGCAAaagccgagctcgagccgaCCGCCGGGTCCGAAGGTGTACCTGACCGATGTCAAGACGCGCGGCAGCCTGGCGCCCGTATCCAACACAATGCTTCGTCCCGCCAAGATTCAGCTGCTCCTCTACCATCGCTTCCTCTCCAATTTGGCTGCCGACAAAGTTGACTTTTTCAAACTCTTCAGAAGGTGCGGATTGGCGCCGGATGCTCAATTCTccgacggcttcctcgcTCAGATTGGCGACTTGCATCATGAAGTATTCTACGATGCCCCGTACAGCTCTGCCGAAGCGGACGGGATCCTGCTCGCCGAACCaggcgaagccgccgacAGTCTTGGGCCGGAATTTTTGGCGCCGGATGACCTGGTCAAGTACAAGACTCTTCGTGAGCTGCTGCCTCTCGTTCGCCGGGAAATCAATATCACCTTTCCCCAAGGCGCCGCATCACTAGGCCACATGCTGCGCGTGCAGTACATACACCGGGATGACGGCCGGCAGCTTGACGTGCACGATTTTCCAGTTTCAAACCAAGCGCTGGATGTGTACCTGGCAAATTACATGGCCTGGTGGCGGGGCGATCGCAAAGCAACAGGTGTGGATATCGAAGAAGCCTTCAAGTGTCGCTCGTGCGAGTTCGCCCCGGACTGCTCATGGCGACGGTCCATGGATGATGAGCGAGTTGCATCAGCACGCAGGCGGATGTCGTCGAGACGGAAGAATGGCGGCTGA
- a CDS encoding F-box domain protein, protein MHRTLLRRAVTSCVSHSSPRQQHGSHAYKTPQASLGRCSESKRDGGTQHQRTTHHAYLIPSHSSTALHDMPQRLAECLPCTEANPEANPEADGDSGPAPERKPAQVCFLSLPTELHLVIAELLIYPDALSLKHTNRHFYGLVDTGIELKVDWLMERRRMHLECPNDKRCDLGSDLRFCRGSVPYHAPSPVLVVPFRPCMLTAAAC, encoded by the coding sequence ATGCATCGAACACTCCTACGCCGAGCAGTAACGTCATGCGTGTCTCACTCTTCGCCAAGGCAGCAGCATGGAAGTCATGCCTATAAGACCCCGCAGGCCAGCCTCGGCCGCTGCAGCGAAAGCAAGAGGGACGGTGGAACGCAACACCAGCGCACCACTCACCACGCATACTTGATCCCTAGTcattcgtcgacggctctGCATGACATGCCGCAGCGCCTAGCGGAATGTTTGCCGTGCACCGAGGCGAATCCCGAGGCGAATCccgaggcggacggcgaCTCCGGACCGGCTCCCGAACGCAAGCCGGCCCAAGTGTGCTTCCTCTCGCTCCCGACAGAGCTTCATCTAGTCATTGCCGAACTCCTCATCTATCCCGATGCGCTGTCGCTCAAGCACACGAACCGTCACTTctacggcctcgtcgacacggGCATCGAGCTCAAGGTGGACTGGCTCATGGAGCGGCGCCGGATGCACCTCGAGTGTCCCAACGACAAGCGCTGCGATTTGGGGAGCGACCTCCGCTTCTGCCGGGGCAGCGTACCGTACCATGCACCCagccccgtcctcgtcgtccccttcCGTCCTTGCATGCTGACGGCCGCAGCCTGCTga
- a CDS encoding ATP-dependent RNA helicase MSS116, giving the protein MNGKPNGRRPPRRRGGGGTGRHLDARNHDGSAVPNGGYATPSIDTPNRTPPVPDCRPPLTEAVPLNTPRFAELGGQNLVHAKIIEAITDDLKFDHMMPVQAATLWELLPPNKSDCLVQAKTGTGKTIAFLLPALQTMITQNRGRGAGISLLVVSPTRELAMQIAQEATNLLQRLPHFRVRIAIGGTNKDKEERQILGGCDVLIATPGRLIDHMSNEDILYAFRHLDTLVLDEADRLLDMGFMPALREIVGRLPDRKQVPRQGMLFSATIAPHVNQVAGLVLCPGYKFISTIPAGEVNTHERVPQMLIKVPAFSDVAPAMVGSVREEAAQQQQHFKAIVFAPTAALAGLYGHILSAVPGLPPVSTLHSRISQAKRTKVTNEYRDAKSAVLVATDVIARGMDFPGVTTVFQVGIPSDKQSYIHRLGRTARADADGRGIFIVCEAEDFFPRWTMKDIKLIPHPADLSSAADVYGIVESMAEEEAPKIYQAWLGYYNNHLRGLKWDKEELVRQGNIYARAGLGSPETPPIAKTTVGKMGLRGVKGLNTVPDRPKPKRSQGGGGGGGGGRGRRGA; this is encoded by the coding sequence ATGAACGGCAAACCAAACggtcggcggcctcctcgccgccgcggcggtggcggtaCAGGACGCCATCTTGATGCGAGGAATCACGACGGGTCAGCAGTCCCGAATGGCGGATATGCCACTCCAAGCATCGACACTCCGAATCGAACCCCGCCCGTCCCGGACTGCCGTCCGCCTCTCACCGAAGCCGTGCCTCTCAACACGCCGAGATTCGCCGAGCTTGGAGGCCAGAACCTCGTGCACGCGAAAATCATCGAGGCCATCACGGATGACCTCAAGTTCGATCACATGATGCCCGTCCAGGCCGCCACCCTCTGGGAGCTGCTGCCTCCCAACAAGAGCGACTGTCTTGTCCAGGCCAAGACGGGCACGGGAAAGACGATTGCCTTCCTCCTCCCGGCCCTCCAGACCATGATCACACAGAACAGGGGtcgcggcgccggcatctccctcctcgtcgtctcgccgacgcgcGAGCTGGCCATGCAGATCGCCCAGGAGGCGACCAACCTTCTCCAACGACTGCCCCACTTTCGAGTccgcatcgccatcggcggcacgaacaaggacaaggaggagaGGCAGATCCTCGGCGGCTGCGACGTGCTCATCGCCACGCCCGGCCGGCTCATCGATCACATGTCCAACGAGGACATCCTCTACGCCTTCCGCCACCTCGacaccctcgtcctcgacgaggccgatcgGCTGCTGGACATGGGCTTCATGCCGGCGCTGAGAGAGATTGTCGGCCGCCTGCCCGACCGGAAGCAGGTGCCCCGCCAGGGCATGCTCTTCTCCGCCACCATCGCGCCCCACGTCAACCaggtcgccggcctcgtcctgtGCCCCGGATACAAGTTCATCTCGACCATccccgccggcgaggtcaACACGCACGAGCGCGTCCCCCAGATGCTCATCAAGGTGCCCGCCTTCTCCGACGTGGCGCCGGCCATGGTCGGGAGCGTGcgcgaggaggcggcccagcagcagcagcacttcaaggccatcgtcttcgcccccacggccgccctcgccggcctgtACGGTCAcatcctctcggccgtgccCGGCCTGCCTCCCGTCTCCACCCTCCACAGCCGCATCTCGCAGGCGAAGCGGACCAAGGTGACCAACGAATACCGCGACGCCAAgagcgccgtcctcgtcgccaccgaTGTCATCGCCCGCGGCATGGACTTTCCCGGCGTCACCACCGTCTTCCAGGTCGGCATCCCTTCGGACAAGCAGAGCTACATCCACCGGCTCGGCCGAACCGcccgcgccgacgccgacggccgcggcaTCTTCATCGTCTGCGAAGCCGAAGACTTCTTCCCCCGCTGGACCATGAAGGACATCAAGCTCATCCCCCACCCGGCCGAtctctcctcggccgccgacgtctacggcatcgtcgagagcatggcggaggaggaggcgccCAAGATCTACCAGGCGTGGCTCGGATACTACAACAATCACCTCCGCGGCCTTAAGTGGGACAAGGAGGAGCTCGTGAGGCAAGGCAACATCTACGCCCGAGCCGGCCTCGGATCTCCCGAGACGCCGCCCATCGCCAAGACGACGGTCGGCAAGATGGGCTTGCGAGGCGTCAAGGGCCTCAACACGGTCCCTGACCGACCGAAGCCGAAGCGGTcccagggcggcggcggcggcggcggcggcggccgcggtcGACGGGGCGCCTAG
- a CDS encoding integral membrane protein Pth11-like protein — protein sequence MQPHRVLQYVAEVGQTQTNHKPTTNQQQTNNTLPSVRPKLTSLIQPQADTGLRTTLTAVCRTSSRVGDGLFHASAAPVGRNDSSLAGVVFGSSHGLDGEINMTLYSTPPAVRDFSEVKPTLLVAWWATLFCTCLILLRLAGRYIRVERLFPEDKIMALALVPLYGRIACVHVVLLYGTNNADLAHLPLASDQISRRVTASKLILAGRVFYAATLWTLKLTTLAFLARLAGASMKQVYQRLVVFLRLMLAATFLAVVVSALAECQPFSHAWQVLPDPGPKCRQGFAHLLTVGICSAVMDAVLVIFPVPIIMSTRIPTKRKILLVMLFCFGFLAVAVTLCRIPQIIKQHGDQVTRTMWASVELLAATTVANLVALGSFLRDSGARKTKFRPDHRSSGTASWRQVEGTTKSWYENLQPSAAHPQALAAAHRHPSSDDRVPSPTESHDSLLQHGKRASFARAADVSEPTQPSPVLSAGRVGLWLHRRLNADGRNARDEDESQHEHGHGKRSFIFMRAMMAKTRWSVGRA from the exons ATGCAACCACAC CGTGTGCTACAGTACGTAGCGGAGGTTGGCCAAACACAAACCAACCACAAACCAACCACAAACCAACAACAAACCAACAATACACTGCCAAGCGTCCGTCCCAAACTCACATCTTTGATCCAGCCGCAAGCCGATACTGGTTTACGGACAACTCTGACGGCGGTCTGCCGGACGAGTTCGAGGGTAGGAGACGGTCTCTTCCACGCTTCCGCTGCGCCTGTCGGCCGCAATGACAGCTCACTGGCTGGAGTCGTTTTCGGAAGCagccacggcctcgacggcgaaatCAACATGACTCTCTattcgacgccgccggcggtgagGGACTTCAGCGAGGTCAAGCCGACGCTGCTTGTGGCCTGGTGGGCGACTCTGTTCTGCACTTGCCTCATCCTGCTGCGCCTTGCGGGACGATACATTCGGGTCGAGCGGCTCTTCCCCGAGGACAAAATCATGGCCTTGGCTCTCGTGCCCCTCTACGGCCGCATCGCTTGCGTTCACGTCGTCCTGCTCTACGGCACCAACAATGCCGACCTGGCCCATCTGCCTCTTGCTTCCGACCAGATTTCGCGCCGCGTGACGGCAAGCAAGTTGATCCTGGCGGGGAGGGTATTTTACGCCGCAAC ATTATGGACTCTCAAGCTGACGACGCTCGCCTTTCTCGCTCGGCTGGCGGGCGCCTCGATGAAGCAGGTCTACCAACGGCTCGTCGTTTTCCTCCGCCTCATGTTGGCCGCGACCTTTCTCGCCGTTGTCGTCAGCGCTCTTGCCGAGTGTCAACCTTTCTCGCACGCCTGGCAGGTCCTCCCTGATCCGGGACCGAAGTGCCGCCAGGGATTTGCCCATCTTCTTACCGTGGGGATCTGCAGCGCCGTCAtggacgccgtcctcgtcatttTCCCCGTGCCCATCATCATGTCGACCCGGATTCCGACGAAGCGCAAGATCCTTCTGGTCATGCTGTTCTGCTTCGGcttccttgccgtcgccgtcaccctATGCAGGATTCCCCAGATCATCAAGCAGCATGGCGACCAGGTGACGCGGACCATGTGGGCGTCCGTCGAGCTCCTGGCGGCAACCACCGTGGCCaatctcgtcgccctcggctccTTTCTGCGCGACAGCGGGGCGAGGAAGACCAAGTTCCGGCCCGACCATCGCAGCAGCGGCACAGCCTCATGGCGGCAGGTCGAGGGCACCACGAAGAGCTGGTACGAGAACCTGCAACCCAGCGCCGCGCATCCGCAGGCACTCGCAGCTGCACATCGACACCCATCGTCCGACGACAGGGTTCCCAGTCCGACGGAGAGCCATGACTCGCTGCTGCAGCATGGCAAACGGGCATCATTCGCTCGAGCTGCCGATGTGTCGGAGCCCACACAGCCCAGTCCAGTCTTGTCCGCCGGCAGGGTGGGCCTATGGTTGCATCGCCG ActcaacgccgacggccggaaCGCTAGAGACGAGGATGAAAGCCAACACGAACATGGCCATGGCAAACGCAGCTTCATCTTCATGCGAGCCATGATGGCCAAGACTCGTTGGTCGGTCGGCCGGGCGTGA